In Burkholderia sp. WP9, a genomic segment contains:
- a CDS encoding DUF3106 domain-containing protein: MSYKRGLAVVFGCTIAALVSFAATYPRFYPGPSTVSAPVAGGNATAKAPAPTPTLAVELPSLPGSNSPMAWTRLTSAEHIALAPFEAQWDSFSDERKRKWIKIASRYPKMSPDAQKRLHERMTEWTRMTPDQRRVARENYQVSKELPREARQNAWKAYQQLPEEQKERLAASERKRRPSVVSAPPSGRSEIKGLDRLVNAREHGASGAAAVSAAAAASLPSPAAAPPIPAAGSFVPATPLPVSPAEAPSIFNGS; the protein is encoded by the coding sequence GTGAGTTACAAGCGCGGCCTGGCCGTTGTTTTCGGATGCACGATCGCGGCCCTGGTGTCGTTCGCCGCGACATATCCGCGCTTTTACCCGGGTCCGTCGACCGTCAGCGCGCCCGTCGCGGGCGGCAACGCCACCGCCAAGGCGCCCGCGCCCACGCCCACGCTCGCCGTCGAATTGCCGAGCCTGCCCGGCAGCAACAGCCCAATGGCGTGGACGCGCCTGACTTCCGCCGAGCATATCGCGCTCGCGCCGTTCGAAGCCCAATGGGATTCGTTTAGCGACGAACGCAAGCGCAAATGGATCAAGATCGCGTCGCGTTACCCGAAGATGTCGCCCGATGCGCAAAAACGCCTACACGAGCGCATGACTGAGTGGACCCGCATGACGCCCGATCAGCGGCGTGTCGCGCGAGAAAACTATCAGGTGTCGAAGGAATTGCCGCGCGAAGCCCGGCAGAACGCGTGGAAGGCCTATCAGCAATTGCCCGAAGAGCAGAAGGAACGGCTCGCCGCCAGCGAGCGCAAACGGCGGCCGAGCGTCGTCAGTGCGCCGCCCTCGGGCCGCAGTGAGATCAAGGGACTCGATCGGCTCGTGAATGCGCGTGAGCACGGCGCGAGCGGCGCCGCAGCCGTGAGCGCCGCGGCGGCCGCGTCGTTGCCGAGCCCGGCCGCCGCGCCGCCGATTCCCGCCGCCGGCAGCTTCGTGCCCGCTACGCCGCTGCCGGTTTCGCCGGCTGAAGCGCCGTCGATCTTCAACGGCTCCTGA
- a CDS encoding RNA polymerase sigma factor, protein MASDKELADFLAGVERRAFKQTVYAVRDDDASLDIVQDAMIKLAEKYGDRPAAELPLLFQRILQNAMHDYFRRAKVRNTWVSLFSSLGNADDDEFDPLETFEAQQGSAGSESNEQKLEREQVLQLIDDEIQKLPARQREAFLMRYWEDMDVAETAAAMGCSEGSVKTHCSRATHTLAQALKAKGITL, encoded by the coding sequence ATGGCATCAGACAAGGAACTCGCCGATTTTCTGGCGGGCGTCGAAAGGCGCGCATTCAAGCAGACGGTCTACGCCGTGCGGGACGACGACGCCTCGCTCGACATCGTGCAGGACGCGATGATCAAGCTCGCCGAAAAATACGGCGACCGTCCGGCGGCCGAACTTCCGCTCCTGTTTCAGCGTATTCTCCAGAATGCGATGCACGACTATTTCCGTCGTGCCAAAGTGCGCAATACTTGGGTTAGTCTCTTTTCGTCGCTCGGCAACGCCGACGACGACGAATTCGACCCCCTCGAAACCTTCGAGGCGCAGCAAGGCTCGGCGGGCTCCGAGAGCAACGAACAGAAACTCGAACGCGAACAGGTTCTGCAGTTAATCGACGACGAGATCCAAAAGTTACCGGCACGTCAACGGGAGGCGTTTCTCATGCGTTATTGGGAGGATATGGATGTCGCCGAGACTGCCGCCGCAATGGGCTGCTCCGAAGGCAGTGTGAAAACGCACTGCTCGCGGGCCACTCACACGCTGGCGCAAGCGCTCAAGGCCAAAGGAATCACGCTATGA
- a CDS encoding RDD family protein, translating into MSQPLSTPALPADATGNAPTVRRRLAALLYEALILFGVVFIAGYLFSTLTQQRNGLTHHNLLAAWIGLVVGVYFVWFWTHSGQTLPMKTWRLRVVAADGAPLSTGRAITRYVLAWLWFLPPLALHPLLGLKLPQTLTIAGIWFVLWAATGRVDSQRQFLHDRLAGTRVVSVSG; encoded by the coding sequence GTGTCCCAGCCGCTTTCGACCCCTGCATTGCCCGCTGATGCAACCGGCAATGCGCCCACCGTAAGGCGGCGTCTCGCAGCGCTGCTGTACGAAGCGCTGATTCTGTTCGGCGTGGTGTTCATCGCTGGATATCTGTTCAGCACCCTGACCCAGCAACGCAACGGGCTGACCCATCACAACCTGCTGGCCGCATGGATCGGGCTCGTGGTCGGCGTGTACTTCGTCTGGTTCTGGACCCACAGCGGCCAGACCCTGCCGATGAAAACCTGGCGTCTGCGAGTCGTCGCCGCCGACGGCGCGCCGCTCTCCACCGGTCGTGCCATAACCCGCTACGTGCTTGCGTGGCTGTGGTTTTTACCGCCGCTCGCGCTGCATCCGCTGCTCGGTCTCAAGCTGCCGCAGACGCTCACGATCGCAGGCATCTGGTTCGTGTTGTGGGCCGCCACCGGGCGCGTCGATTCGCAACGCCAGTTTCTGCACGATCGCCTCGCCGGCACTCGGGTCGTTAGCGTCTC
- a CDS encoding DUF3619 family protein encodes MSSLETKELEFARQVRRALDENAASIPSATVDRLAAARHAALARKKPEPVSAPVFVPALAGAGMPAGLPPAELPQRRRSPLRRFALAWPLVALVVSLVGIAYWEDQQRTAELADIDAAMLSDDLPLNAYLDHGFNAYLSRAH; translated from the coding sequence ATGAGCTCCCTAGAAACCAAAGAACTCGAGTTCGCCCGCCAGGTGCGCCGCGCGCTCGACGAAAACGCCGCCAGCATTCCGTCCGCCACTGTCGATCGACTCGCCGCGGCGCGCCACGCCGCGCTCGCCCGCAAGAAGCCCGAACCCGTGAGCGCGCCCGTGTTCGTGCCGGCCCTTGCCGGCGCGGGTATGCCTGCCGGCTTGCCGCCAGCCGAACTGCCGCAGCGCCGCCGTTCGCCGCTGCGCCGCTTCGCGCTTGCGTGGCCGCTCGTCGCGCTGGTGGTCAGCCTCGTGGGGATCGCTTACTGGGAGGACCAGCAACGCACCGCCGAGCTCGCCGATATCGATGCCGCCATGTTAAGCGACGACCTGCCGCTCAATGCCTATCTCGACCACGGTTTCAACGCGTACCTTTCACGCGCCCACTGA